GTATTTTCCCATTCTTGATGAGTTCAAACTTGTAAGCATCTCCTACTTGGAGTCCATTTGCTTCTCTGAATTTTGACCATCCATTTATAATTCCAAAATGATGTGAAATTCTCCCAAGCCACACTGACCAACATCTCTGTGCTTCATCTTTCAGAATCATCTCACACTTTCTATCTATCAATCCATTTGACTTTGCAAAATCCAGTGGAAGATACTGCCATAAAATTTGTTTCATTTGTAGGTTATATTTCAGTTGTGAccaaagaaacaaagaagaggACTACAACAAAAGGAGGTCAAGTTTTGTATACAGATGGTCAAATGTTGGGCTGAACCAGCCTGCAGATACTCATAGCAtggtgtgatattgtccgctttgagCCAAGCCTGCAtggttttccccaaaagggCTCACACCATTAAGAGATCCCTACACCTTATATGTTGGCTCCCAATCTTTTCATCTACCAATATAggactttgttcgcacacctgACAGAAAACTTACGTGCATCCGATGCTTACGACAAGTCACAAGATATGTGTCTTTCACACACATTTTATCAGTTAACCACCGTTAAGTGATACGCATTGtcaaattaatttattattattaaggtTAAATTGCATGGCTTGGTCAGGTGCGAGTGTATGCTGATAGTATATAACTTTTTACACCACCAGGTTAagttgcctataataataggcAACTGTTGCAATCAAGAAAATTGAGTAAATGACCTGCTATAACAAGTTAAATTACACAGGCAGGGTAATGTTTTTTTTGTACTAAGTGATTATAATTAACTTAACCCTAATAAAATCAGTTTAAATAACTTACCAGAACTGACTTGCTGATGCAATAAGGTTTAATTGTGGAACCAAAATAGGGATGATCATCATCACCAGGAGTTGAAGTAGATACTTGTGCATTGAGAGGACTCATGTTTGAGGGCTTTTTCATAATGTCTGttcattaaaaattaaagagaacatatcaaaagaaagagaaaacgtaataagaaagtgtaacaatTGGGATAAAAGGAAGATACAACATGTGGatatgttccaaaaattagcaGGGTTCACTTTCTAATGAGgacctttcttgaattttttttttttacaattccaAGATGAGAAAACTTGCCTTGAAACTTCTGCAATTGAATTTCTGCATCAGCTACTTGGTATTTCCATATTGGTGTGTCTCCATTACTAACAACCTCAAACTTAATACGATCTCCCTCCTTTAAGCTATTATCAGCACTGAATTTACGCCATGATCCGTCTTCAATATAGACTTCAGTTCTCCAATAACGGAGCTTTAAATTCCATGACCTTTGTCTTTCATCTCTTATAATCAAATCACACTTCTTGTCGATGAGACCGTTTGCGAATACAAATTGTTTAGGGAGATTCTGAAATGGTGTATAGCCATTTGCACATATCAATATTAAACAGTTCATATTCTTCATATTTCCACTAAAAATAACTCCAATTAGCAATATACTTGCCTAGATTATATAAAATGCTTTTAAAACAATATATTTTGCTTACTTATCAAACAccaataaataattttaaaaaaactcaCTTATTTCCCAGGAAAACAttcgccaaaaaaaaaaaaaattcataaataccaaaaacaacCTAAGAAACATGGAACACATGCTTCCTTCAGTTCAATCAGTCTAGAGACTTACCAGACCTCTTGAAAGCCAATATGGTGTAATACTGCTTTCAAAACGAGATTGAACAAAAGGCTTGTTAGTAGCAGCTTCGGCATGGGAAGAATCCTTATTTGACAACTCGATGCTGGGGCTCGGTTTTTCTGCTACATTGTCAAGATATTAAATAcagttagaagaaaaaaaaaatcataaaaaagaGGTTGGTTAATTATAATATGATAAACTTGCCTTGAGACATCCTCACTGGTGTTTCTCCATCGGTAACAACACGAAATTTCCATATTGGTGTCTTTCCATTAGTAACAATCTCAAACATTATACAGTCTCCCTCCTTTAAACAATTTTCAGCAATGAATTTACGCCATCCATCTCCAATATAGGCTCGAGTATTGTTGGAACTTAGCTTTAAATTCCAGGACCTTTGTCCTTCATCTCTTACAATCAACACGCACTTCTTGTTGGTGAGACCATTTGCAATTGCAAATTGTTGAGGCACAAACTGACATGGTGTATGTGTATAAGTGTATAACCATTGGAACACATCATTAAACAGTTCATGatattcttcaaattttcaCCGAATTTGTAACACCAATTaacaagatgaaaaataataaaaattgtGCACCTGCTTCCTTTTAGCCCAGTGGTTGAGACATTCTGTATAATAACCAGTATGCAAGCCTAATTTAATTTGTAAAGAGAATATCCGTATAATTAAATCAATAAAGTTTTCCCAACCAGTCGCTAATGATGTTTCACCTATGCTGATTGTGGATAAGACACtcagaagaagaaaagatgacatGAAGATGGTCAGTTGCAAGGTGGCTGACAGAAAACAAATTGTTTTTACgatgaaaatgaaaggcataatacataaataggccCTTAAACTTGGCTTCAGCTGGCATGTATGCCCttcaactttgggtgtgcacaagtagacacctcaacttgtataaagttgaacaagtAAACACAAATACTGACGTGGCATTGATGTGGCCCTCCAATATTTATTATGTGCCATGTCATCATTTGTATTTacttgttcaactttatacaagttgaggtgcctacttgtgcacatcCAAAGTTGGAGAGCGTACTTGCCAGCTGAGGCCAAGTTTAAAggctttatgtattatgccaaaATGAAATCTATCATGAAGAATCCGGGATGAAGACATAGGATTCGCAGTGTGAAAGAGGTATGAGAGTGTCATCTACAAGGTTAACAAGATCTTTGATAGGTATAGGATAAAATCGAAAAAGCTAAACATCTTTTTTATTTCGCTCGAGAAGGAAAGCACGTTTGGGGACTAACGCGTAATAATACTCACGCAAAATAATGCATATGGTATTTGCCTTAGAAAAAGATTCTAGAAGAGTTTGAGGAAATATGATTTTGGAGACTTACCAAGAAACCTCTTGAAAGGCAATATGGTCTAATAGTGCATTCAAAATGAGATAGAACAAAAGGTTCGTCATGAGTAGCAACTTCTACATGGGAAGAAGTCTTATTTGACAGCTCGATGCTGGGGCTCGGTTTTTCTGTTACATtgtcaataaattaaatataacaAATGATACTTAAAAAAGATGAACATAATTTAAATATCCATCCCCACCTTTTGACTAATTTAACATTAGTTTCTCATATAAATAAGCATCATTATTGTCTCCATTTACAGCTtgcataattaataaatataataatttccATAAATAACAGAAAAAATTAAGTTGAGGACCGGAACTGGCCTTTAAAGTTTCCAATCTATAAACTTGAGTGAATTCACATACAGCATATTGCACTTCAATTAGACCTTTATCTAAAGCCAGTTATTACAAGAAGAAGCTAGAAAGTATACACTAACACTCAATTACACCATTTCTAGAGGAATCAGAATGTGTAAGtttgttttcttaatttgtAACTATGCTTTGTATGATCTAAAATGTCTGTGTGAAAAATACtgaatttgatgaaaaattATACTGTGCAAATAGGATAGAAATAAATatgttttttattatatataaactgtTGAATCTCCTTGACACAAGATTCTAACATAGCGACGATAAATGAAATCATCAACCTCAAAGACGAGAAACTTACCTTGAAACTTCCTCACTGGTAGTTCTCCATCAGTAATAACTTGAAATTTCCATATTGGTGTCTCTCCATTACGAACAATCTCAAAGACTATACGGTCTCCCTCCTTTAAACAATTTTCAGCAATGAATTTACGCCATCCATCTCCAATATGGGCTCGAGTATTGTTGGAACTTAGCTTTAAATTCCACGACCTTTGTCCTTCATTTCTTACAATCAACCCACACTTCTTGTTGGTGAGACCATTCATCTTTATAAATTGTTGAGGCAAACACTGACATGGTGTATAAATGCATAACCATTGGAACACATCATTAAACAGTTCAAAATATTGTTCAAATTTTCACCAAATTTATAACACCAACtaacaagaagaaaaattataaaatttgttCACATGCTTCCTTTTAGCCGAGTGGCAGAGACACTTCCGTATAATAACCGTATGCAAGCCTAATTTTAATTTGTAAAGAAGAATATCTGTATAATAAAGCTTTACCAACCGGCTAACAATCTTTTCCATGCGCTGATTGTGGATAAGAcatccaaaagaagaaaagatgacaCGAAGATGGTTAGCTGCAAGGTGACGGACAGAAAACAAGTTGTTTTTACCAGGAAAATGGAATCTATCATGAAGAATCGGGGATGAAGACATGGGACCCACAGTGTGAAAGAGGTCAGAGAGTATAAACATCTTTTTCCTTTCGCGCAAGAAGGAAAACACTTTGGGGGGATGACATCGTAATAATACTCCACACAAACTAATGCATACCGTATTGCTTTAGCCTAAGTTTCTTGAAGAGTTTGCGCGAAATGATTTTTGAGACTTACCATATAACCTCGTAAAAGGGAATATTGTCGAATAATGCATTCACAGTGAGATTGACCAAAAGACTTGTCAAGAGTAACAGCTTCCTTGTCCTCGTCCTTTTCCTCTTGAAGATGCTCTGCATATTCTCTTTCACAATGACTCGAATGGAAGATAGAAACCTCAAATTCCATGTCTCCTTCATGTTTGAACACTAAAATATCTCCCAATTGCAAATCATGTTGTTCTACAAACTCTTTCCAGTTACCATCTTCCAATCGCTGGCCATTCACTTTCACCAACCACTTTTTACCAGCCCTTCTCAGTATTGCATGTTTATACTGATCGTGTCCCTTCAGATACTTGAAGAATCCTATAGGAATTTTCTGCAGTACAACAATATGTGACAATTTAAgtacccgtttggccataaaaagtaatcatttttttcaaaataatctCACTCTATTTGAAAATTAGTGTATGACCATGAAACttccaaatccaacttttaagttatttcaaatttgaaaaacagCTTATAACATGTTTTCCAACTcagttttcacttttgaagttGTACATAAGTACATTTAAACATGAACATTGTTCCaaatataattttcaaaaagCATAACCAAACATAACTCAGACTCCATAAACTCtaataagtgaaaaatatttggaatctatggccaaacttCTACTAATTAAGATAGTCTTGTCCCATATATAATACTATTTCCTACCCAATAAATCAATATAATATTCATTTAGATTATGCTATAATCTTCAGCTTCTTTTACTATGATAAACTCCCCTGCATCCCCCCTTCTTCACCTCTATATCATAGATATAGCAATATATAAcgatacatatacacacacacacatataaaaaaaagattaattagTAACTAAAGTACATATTACTCACAAGGCCATTCTTGAAACCTGGTAGAATGGGTTTGAAAAAGTGAGGTTTCTTTGGTGGGACTTTCATGGCTGCCAAGAATATGTACTTTTATTATAATGGAGAAAgatgttctttcatgttttccgttagataaaaataaaaggattcaGGGGAAACTAAAGAGTTGCAACGAAACTTATTTAGAAAGTCACTAATGGAATTAAATATGCAGGTGGCTTGTCGTGTAAACCAATACTCTTTCCATCTCATATTATTTTGTCACTTTTTcttttgcacgccccttaaaaaatcataaataaaaaatatattttactacTTTATCCCTATCTCTCTCTAATAAATATATTCTAATCATagtgactattttcaagaacatttaatactaaaggtaaaatgagaaaaatttaattaattttcccttgattttagaaataaacaaataatttgagacatatatttttaataatatggCTAAGTAATATAGAACAGAGGGAGTACCATTAACTAAAGCATTAATGGTGCACTTTAATCACTATGCTAATAGGAGTATTTTTACCGAGTGGAATACTTGCGTTTAGAAATAAGTGTACACTTCAATTACAAAAAAGTCGACATATAAtttaggaaaaacaaaaaagaacgAAGGGAATATTTTTTTCCACGAATTCCGTTAGAGATTCTGTGATAAATCTTACAATAAAAAATCGGCgagaaattttatatttttctagtAGCAAAATTTATTTTGGAAGCGATTTTGAGAGCTTTAGGGATGGGACTTTAGTCAAAGGCACTCAtaagtactccttccgtccatATTAATTGTCgatattactaaaaatattcatctcaaaatatttgtcagcaaaatcaaaatgaaattaattaattttgtttcattttgtcCGTAGTATTAAGtgttctttaaaaataatcaatattgattagaataCATTCTTATTAAAAAGAGATAAGGATGAATTAGTAAGATATACtctttatttatgattttttaaagAGCGTGCAAAAGGAAAATGTGACTACTAACATGGAGGAGGGAATATTAACTAAAGGGTGTCTTGGAGTTGATTTTATCCATTTAATGCTACTTCTGACGTCAAAATAGCTGTGATCTATCTAGATTCTTAATTATTTCACCCCCAAGAAATAAGGAGGGAGGTTTCTAAAGTTTTCTTCACAAGGTAAATTTCTTGATTCTTGTTCAAGTATATAATGGTGCAAAGAGTAACATTTGCATGACACAAGAATCAGGCTTTGCAACACTCGTACCCAACAAGTCACTATCCGCTAGATGAATTATTAATATGCATGTGGCATTGCTCTAGTCGTCTTTAAAACTTGAGAATGAGAGGAACTTCAAATGAGGAGATCATTGAACCATGTTGATTACGGGCATAAGCTCGTAATGCTCTCATATTAAAAGTGACCTAAAAAAATCCTCTTACCTCTTCGATGAAAAATTCTCTTAGTCTTGATCTAAGTGGTGGTCACAGGCAGAGCCAGGATTTGGCATTTATAGGTTCGGGATTTCAGTATTttaaagttactgggttctaaattaataatttgcatATGTTCAATGAACTTTTTAATAAAGATATAAGATTTGGACCAAAACTACTGAATTTGATGGAAATCGCACCCGATAGTGGCGGATCTAGGATATTCTCTGAAGGGGgctcgaaaaataaaaatgcagtGCCCAAGGCTTGAACTTGGAACCTCAAGGTGAATTTTGACACCCTAAACCACTGAACTAACCCCTACTCTTGTGTTCAAGGTgttcaaaatctatatatgtacataaaacatataaaaataccttatatatagagtgtaattttttgcccAAGGTGCTCGGAACGCCCTCAATGCGctgtagatccgcccctggaTGAGCTAGCTCCCCCTGATGGTGGCAGTGGTTAGGTCAAAAGGGAGGTAGTGGTGGTGATGGAAAAGAAGTCGAGGAAGTGGTAAAATGTGGCTGGGATGAGGTGGTATGTCACATGGCATCCAAAATGTCAGACTATGTGGCATGCCATTGCCATAGTGGACGGTTCTAACGGCGAAGGGGTATTTTTGCACCAATTCTACTTTAGCGGTTGTGGTGAACGGATAGTATAACGAAGGATATACGTGATCCTTTTGGTATAATAGAAGAGtattttttgcccttttccgttaaattAATGATGCGtctataattttgaattagCCTCTTATTGATAGCCCTAGTTGATGACTGTTAGGAAAAATACTACAATATTGATATGTCGTGGCAAGCAACTGTCTTGAAAGTGATTTTATTCGATTTCGGTGCAAATTGTTAAGGTCGGTTACTTCTCAAGGTTCTACAACTCTTCCAAACACATGCAATCGGGGCTGAAAGTTTCGAGTTGCAAAAATTTTCCAGAAATTCACGAAGAGAAAAAGTCAATGAGGGAAATAATTAATGAAGGAAAAGTTAATGAAGGGGGGTGTATTGTTTCTTTATGTTCTCCCTCATAAAAGAAGACATCCAAATATATAACCGTAGGAAATTGAATGTTATGGTGAGGATATAGACAGCCCATCAATTATGTGGCTGAATAATTATGATTAAGCCCATACGTTGCAGTTCTGCACTTTCATATTCAGAGAATGAATGTGGTAATTTTTACTTTTGCATTCTCAGATTAATTTCAGAGATTAATGTGGTGATTATTACGTTGCCTTCTCATCGCACAATTAATACCGGAGAATGAATGTGAGTCTTATTTTGCATTcttcatttaattaaaaaaagtatCTATAATGACAAACTACATCATCATGCCACCTATGTACAACTTGACACACATTTTTGCTACGTGGGATGCTTACATAAGAAGTCTTAACACTTACGGGAAGGTTCTagaaaatatggatattttCCCGGAATGACCATAGAGTCTTATGAATTTGTTAGGAAAGTCCTTgtagaaaaatctagagaaggcTCTTCCcttgtaaatataaaaaatatatataataattattatttacataCTACTCtaaatgattattatgaatggcGGAACTTTCATTTGTAAATTATCAACCAAatctataataaaaaaaaaattcttccaaCACATATTTCTTGTCATTTTTATCTAACTTTAGTAATTTTGAGTATAGTAAGAATGACTTGACATAGCAAAAAACGTGAGCAAATCGTATAAAAACATGAGCTAAGTGtctttaatttaatattaaGGACCTGACACTAGGCTCAGTGTCTCCTTAATTTCAAGATATTTGGCCCTTCAATGGTTTGAGTGgttaaaagttgaaacacttacATTAGACTTTAGTAATGTGTAATGATTGATTTTGTAAGGAGGTGAAGAATGTTTCGTTTCCAACGTAACTTTTCAGAGAAGTTGGAAAGTTCACGCCTTTATAATTTGATAAAATCAGTGTATTTGATTGCGCTTCACACAATTATGAAAAAATCTCTTAGAAATATGCGAATCATAGGCTTTATGAAAAAATGATGGTAAGTAAAATATCAGGTCTAGGCATTAATTCCACGCTtactttaaaataattatttcttccaaagaaataaattttacaATATAAATGCAAAAAAGAAGAATCAAGATGTAGTAAGCATAGAAATTGtaaatctatttttttatttattcataaATCTactgaaaataagaaaaatagaaaCAAAAAGGTAATAAGAACAAAACACATGTTTGTGAGCTTTCAGCCTCTCTCACTGAGAGCATCGACTTAatacaaaatagaaataaatttttttaaaaaaaaaaaactaaaacccAAAATCACAAAGTtaagaaatttaagaaaaatatataaaaattacatgcCAATTAATagaacaaaaatcaaaaaataaagacGCACAAATAAATAGTTCTACATTCTCCAACgactaaaaaatgattttgaaattTGTCGAATTTCTTGAGAATTCTCATGGTATTTAAATACACAAAGACATTGAATAGAACGTCATAGTGCATGGACATGAGAAGGAAAAactaaaaggaaataaaacatATTAAGTGTTTGTTAGCCATGAACCTTTCTCTAAAATATGGacctggaaaaaaaattataaaaaaaatcaaaaccacaAAAATTGGCTGTCTTAGCACTaggcaaaaaataaaatcactTTCCATATAACAACAATAAATTTAACTATAAAATCTCTTAAACagaattcaacaacaacatatccagtgaaatcccacagtgtggggtctggggagggtaaaatgTATGCAGATCTTACTCCCATCTCGgaagatagagaggttgtttccggaagaccctcggctcaagagaaaataTGATGAGAAAAGGTCAGATAAGCAAAAACAGTTCAAAGCGATACgaaaatgaaactaacgaaAGCGAAAAAGCCATGATAAAAAAGATGAGAAAAAGAAACGAGCTACCACGGATAAATATGATAATTGTGGTACAAGGACCAACATATAGCTGCACgaatcaaaggacaagaaaatgaaTATCAAAACTGCGACTACTAGTACGACGGGATACGtgggactacctactagccttctaccctaatctgagtcgTCCATAGCcttctatctaaggtcatgtcctcggtaagctggaaCTGCACCATGTCCTTCCTAAGCActtctccccaatacttcttcggcctccctctacctcttctcaaaccgtccatagccaacctctcacacctccgcaccgggGGCATCTcccgtgtctctcctcttcacatgcccaaaccatctcgccgcgcttctcgcatcttgtcctccccgatgccactcccatcttatctcggatatcttcattcctaatcctatctcgcctggtgtgcccacacatccatcgcaacattctcatttccTCAACTTTCATCTTCTAGACGTGTGCCTCCCCGTACAACAAAGTCGATCTCactaccactttgtagaacttgcctttaagctTTGGTGGtaccttcttatcacacagcaCTCCTGAAGCGAGCCtctatttcatccaccctgcaccaatacgatgcgTGAAATCATCGTCAATATCCCCATCTCCTTGTACAATAGACCTAAGATACTTGaaaattcctttcttttggatggCCTGGGTACCCACCCTCACTTCCACGCCAGCCTCATGTGTCTC
This portion of the Lycium ferocissimum isolate CSIRO_LF1 chromosome 1, AGI_CSIRO_Lferr_CH_V1, whole genome shotgun sequence genome encodes:
- the LOC132057301 gene encoding B3 domain-containing protein REM10-like isoform X1 — protein: MKVPPKKPHFFKPILPGFKNGLKIPIGFFKYLKGHDQYKHAILRRAGKKWLVKVNGQRLEDGNWKEFVEQHDLQLGDILVFKHEGDMEFEVSIFHSSHCEREYAEHLQEEKDEDKEAVTLDKSFGQSHCECIIRQYSLLRGYMCLPQQFIKMNGLTNKKCGLIVRNEGQRSWNLKLSSNNTRAHIGDGWRKFIAENCLKEGDRIVFEIVRNGETPIWKFQVITDGELPVRKFQAEKPSPSIELSNKDSSHAEAATNKPFVQSRFESSITPYWLSRGLNLPKQFVFANGLIDKKCDLIIRDERQRSWNLKLRYWRTEVYIEDGSWRKFSADNSLKEGDRIKFEVVSNGDTPIWKYQVADAEIQLQKFQGKFSHLGIVKKKNSRKVLIRK
- the LOC132057301 gene encoding B3 domain-containing protein REM10-like isoform X2; amino-acid sequence: MKVPPKKPHFFKPILPGFKNGLKIPIGFFKYLKGHDQYKHAILRRAGKKWLVKVNGQRLEDGNWKEFVEQHDLQLGDILVFKHEGDMEFEVSIFHSSHCEREYAEHLQEEKDEDKEAVTLDKSFGQSHCECIIRQYSLLRGYMCLPQQFIKMNGLTNKKCGLIVRNEGQRSWNLKLSSNNTRAHIGDGWRKFIAENCLKEGDRIVFEIVRNGETPIWKFQVITDGELPVRKFQEKPSPSIELSNKTSSHVEVATHDEPFVLSHFECTIRPYCLSRGFLFVPQQFAIANGLTNKKCVLIVRDEGQRSWNLKLSSNNTRAYIGDGWRKFIAENCLKEGDCIMFEIVTNGKTPIWKFRVVTDGETPVRMSQGKFIIL